cattggagtatgaagttgctaaccttttacgCACCTCcaatttgtatataatcaccaaaataaattcactagaaattttggcatgacctcccctcttttttgaagaaattttgaagcttgctcggattgaaggaggaagaagacatatatataggggtgggacttaccaaccgggactaaagatctcggggGGGCCTAACAAGTGCATTTGAACCGatactaaagatcatctttagtcctggttttaattgcaaccgggactattatggaattcggccgaccgacgaaagatggtttctccagcaATGGTAGTAGCATCCATATGATAAACAATCTAGCTAACTGGTGATGAGTTTCTCTGACACAATCTAGGAGCCGACCAGCCAATACTTTTCCAGTGTTTGCTTCACAACCATAACCTACCAATCGATGCCACTTCGATCTTCCTCCTTTTTCACAGTTTGCCCATCCAGAGTCAAACCATTGTATCTGTGCCGATCAACCCTAATCTGTGCCCATCAAACCTACCACCTGTGGTCACTTGCTTCCACTACACGGCCATATGGATCATCAGCCTGTTCTCACAAAAAGAAAGAACACCAGCCTTTGAGGCCGATTGAGCGATCGCCGCTTGCCACATGCCGCTTTCCATTGCACGCTGAGTGCTCATGCCACCACTATATGTAGCTCATGAGCTCCACTTGAATCACACACTCCAAGTGATACTCGCAAGTCACAAGATATAGAAAGAACCTAGCTTCCACACACTAATTAAGCACAACAATGGAAGCCAAGGGAGTAGTGGTGATCACCCTTGTGCTCTCCCTTGCAGCGGCTGCAGGTGCGGCCCGCCCGAAAGAAACCACGATGGGTTTGACCCGCCGTGGATTGGCGTCTGAGCCGATGACGCACCTACACTTCTACTTCCACGACAAGGTGAGCAAGCCGTCCCCAACATCTGTAAGGGTGGTGGACTCGGTGGATTCAGAGTCATTATTTGGGTCGTTGTATGTCATGGATGACGCGCTGACCGAGGGGCCTGAACCTGAGTCCCAGCCCGTGGGCTGGGCCCAAGGGATGTACATGAGCACGGGCCTCGCCAAGCTTGGCTTGCTTCAGGTCATGAACCTGGTGTTCACCCATGGCCCCTACAACGGCAGCGTGGTCACCGTGCTCGGCCGCAATGGCCCCTTTGGCAATGTCCGGGAGATGCCAGTGATCGGCGGCACCGGCACTTTCCGTTTCTCCCGAGGCTACGCCCAGTTGAAGACGCACACCTTAGACCTCAAGAAAAACGACGCCATCGTCGAGTATAACGTCTACATCATGCACTGATCACAACAAAGTGAACCAAGATGAAACCATGCACCAACACTCAAGTGCCTAAACTGTGCAATATAAAGATTGTAAAGTACGTATAGAAGCGAAAGATAAGGCTAAATATGCTCCACCACTGCATGATCTTAAACTGTAGGCCGACAAAAAGccgtacacatgcatatatatatatatatatatatatatatatatatatatatatatatatatatatatatatatatatatatatatgtatgtatatatgtatatatatatatatatgtatgtatatatatatataggacacccATATGGGGCATACACaaattcatactcatttgaatttggtatatactcaatttcgaTTATGGtgtccgggcaccatggagtaccaaacaaatttactatatatatgtatatatatatacatatatatatacatatatgtatatatatacatatgtatatatactataaaagatgcccatgcgttgcaacgggtagaaccaatttaaaaaattgaaaatattttcgccagaattttggtacatcatctatgtttgaatcggttttaattttatgtttttgtcaaattcttttcttttttcttacgCCAGAGTGTCCCTCTTATCCAAGACATGCACACATTAATTAGGCCCATTCTTTTTCACGCGCCTCTTGCCGCACGCAATGATTGGGCCCATACCTGAGTATGTTTTCCACACGCGCCTTGACGCGCCACCGCGATTGGGCCCACAACGCTCTCGCGCGTGCGATTTTCTACATGCCCGATTGGGCCTGCGACGCCCTCGCGCGGGCGATTTGCCCTTGCCGCATGTCTGATTCGGACTACGTTGCCCTCGTCCGCGATTtacaaattgaagatgtttttattaAAGCTATTGTACGTCGTCCGTATCCGATTTTCGTCACGCGTAACATTCATTGAGAAGTCATGACTCGCAAGCGGACTGCGCGATTTAATTGGGCCCGTTCCTTTTTCACGCATCCCTTGCCGCACGCAGCAATCAGGCCTTTACGCGCCGTGCAGCGTTGAGAGGGTGACGGAGCTATGGCGCGGGCTACATCTGTAGCCGTCAGATCAATGAAAGACGGAGATGgaagaaacatatatatatcacaGAAATAGCTAGCTAGCGTGATTCGCGTGTCTCCTCTCCCATACAAATAGTTGTTACGGAAACAAGATCAAAAGAAAGTCAATCAACAGAAATAGTAATTTTTTGCTCACTGAAAcaaatagtagagaagagaagagatagaaaTACTCATGTATAATCAAAATAGGAGAAATTATCAACTCAACAACATCTCATCAACTTGCACTTGCTCGATTTGGAGACAATAGACCGATCCAACCCAGGTGGGGCATGATCGTCCGAGGCAACCAGGAGGCCCAGCCATACGGGCAGCAGGCATTCAGGAGGCATGCAGGAGGCCCAGCCGGCCCACGGAAATCCGACGTCCCACGCTCGTTCCACGATACGACGTAGCGTGTGCGGAATACCAAACCGACTTGATATGGGTGACTTACGAAATTCCTGGgcaaaacatcttaaacttatatttatatatatatatatatatatatatatatatatatatatatatatatatatatatatatatatatatatatatatatatatatatatatatatatgtgcgcgcgcgtgcggggGGCACGTAAAGACCTTACTAGCCTAAAATTGTACATTCTTGAAATGACAACAAATATTGATAATTAATAAGTTAACACGATAAAACTCTCTAGATCCTCATGTATTTGGTGTATGGTGTACTAGAAAATAACGTGTACGTGTGCAAATATTAATAAAAGTAATAACATTCCACAAAGTCCTGAAATACATAGCAAAGAAATTTGCAGCTGTAGAGTACTCACCTTTAGAGGATGATCAGAACAGGGGAATAAATAAAAAGTAATAATATAAGATTATCAGgttacaaaaataataatacaaaaaGTATTTTAGACATAAGCATCCGACGTttacaaaaataaatagaaagttCAGAAGTGACTGTTTGATAAAAGGTTCTCAGCATTCCCAGAAATAATTATTCACTTTTAAACATTCACTTCTCCACTCAATAAATATGAAGTAAATTAAGCTCCAAAGTAACTAATGATGAAATAGACGTCTAATTGGGTGATCGATAATTCTTCAGACAATCCAAGAGCAGTCCCACTTCTCCACTCAATTTGGCAGCCTTTGAATGCAAATCGGTACTGGCTTGCTCAAATCCCTTCGTGGGTTTGAGAAGATTTTCATCCCACCTTTTAATATCAACCTTCCGGCTAGAGCTAGCACACTTTATCGTGCATTATAATTGGCCGAGAAGACATTACTACTTATTTCTTCCCATATAACAGATTAAAAAGACAATAGCTTCTACTGATGTAATTATGTTCCATCGTACCGCATGGACATGTATCTAACATATAAAAAAAGGTCAGAAATAAAGGAAAATTCTTTTCCTCACAAAATCATTTATCAAACAAATAGATTGTCAATTTGTCATATATACGGAGAACTATATATTCTATCCTGaatatataagggattttataCTCAC
The nucleotide sequence above comes from Oryza glaberrima chromosome 11, OglaRS2, whole genome shotgun sequence. Encoded proteins:
- the LOC127753631 gene encoding dirigent protein 21-like, whose protein sequence is MEAKGVVVITLVLSLAAAAGAARPKETTMGLTRRGLASEPMTHLHFYFHDKVSKPSPTSVRVVDSVDSESLFGSLYVMDDALTEGPEPESQPVGWAQGMYMSTGLAKLGLLQVMNLVFTHGPYNGSVVTVLGRNGPFGNVREMPVIGGTGTFRFSRGYAQLKTHTLDLKKNDAIVEYNVYIMH